Proteins from one Lachnospiraceae bacterium KGMB03038 genomic window:
- the prmC gene encoding peptide chain release factor N(5)-glutamine methyltransferase: protein MKQRILTLHQMYQEGKSRLEASGVPDADLDAWYLLEYVTGKTKAEYYGNPKEEMGEEIVSRYEEAVDERARRIPLQHITGEQGFMGFPFRVNEHVLIPRQDTELLVEEALKILEPEMKILDLCTGSGCILLSLMKMGEEKGIRGLTGTGADISREALEVAEENGKCLKIPAERVRWIESDLFGQVNGTFDLLVSNPPYIPTEEIEELQDEVRLHDPRIALDGHDDGLYFYRGIAGESGAYLEDGAWVLLEIGWDQGEAVRELLEAAGYQDVEVKKDLAGNDRVVRGRYRKQRALEKAALR, encoded by the coding sequence ATGAAGCAGAGAATTTTGACACTCCATCAGATGTACCAGGAGGGGAAAAGTCGGCTTGAAGCATCCGGCGTGCCGGATGCGGATCTGGACGCCTGGTATCTGCTGGAATATGTGACAGGGAAAACGAAAGCAGAGTATTACGGGAATCCAAAGGAAGAGATGGGGGAAGAAATAGTCTCCCGCTACGAGGAAGCAGTAGACGAAAGAGCCCGGAGGATCCCTCTGCAGCATATCACCGGGGAGCAGGGGTTCATGGGATTTCCCTTCCGGGTCAATGAGCATGTGCTGATCCCAAGACAGGATACGGAACTTTTGGTAGAAGAAGCCCTGAAGATCCTGGAGCCGGAAATGAAGATCTTAGATCTGTGCACCGGGTCTGGCTGCATTCTCCTAAGTCTTATGAAGATGGGAGAAGAAAAAGGAATCAGAGGTCTTACCGGGACTGGTGCGGACATTTCCAGAGAAGCGCTTGAGGTGGCGGAAGAAAATGGGAAATGCCTGAAGATCCCGGCGGAAAGGGTCAGATGGATAGAGAGTGATCTGTTTGGACAGGTGAATGGTACCTTTGATCTGCTCGTATCCAATCCGCCCTATATCCCTACAGAAGAGATCGAGGAGCTTCAGGATGAAGTGCGGCTCCATGATCCCAGAATCGCCTTGGATGGCCATGATGACGGACTGTATTTCTACCGCGGGATCGCGGGAGAGAGCGGCGCGTATCTGGAAGACGGCGCCTGGGTCCTTCTGGAGATCGGATGGGACCAGGGGGAAGCGGTTCGGGAGCTGCTGGAAGCTGCGGGATATCAGGATGTGGAAGTAAAGAAAGACCTGGCGGGAAACGACCGTGTGGTCCGAGGAAGATATAGAAAGCAAAGAGCCCTTGAGAAAGCGGCGTTGAGATAG
- the rpmE gene encoding 50S ribosomal protein L31 has product MKQGIHPEYYQATVTCNCGNTFVTGSTNKDIHVEICSKCHPFYTGQQKAAQARGRVDKFNKKYGMGK; this is encoded by the coding sequence ATGAAACAGGGAATCCATCCAGAATATTACCAGGCAACGGTAACTTGTAACTGCGGAAATACGTTTGTGACAGGCTCTACAAACAAAGATATCCACGTAGAAATCTGTTCCAAGTGCCATCCATTCTACACGGGACAGCAGAAAGCTGCTCAGGCTCGCGGCCGTGTTGATAAGTTCAATAAGAAGTACGGAATGGGTAAATAA
- a CDS encoding DUF1385 domain-containing protein has protein sequence MKSSNIGGQAVLEGIMMKHKDDYAVAVRKPDGEIFVQKDTYQGIIKWKPLTTIPFVRGIFNFIDSMVLGIKTLTFSASFYEDEEDKEEKPLTKAEAVKKERREKWIMGGTVAFSVVAAVAIFMVLPYFLSSLLGFWIPSYHVRTVIEGFVRIGIFIIYVLLISRMEDIQRTFMYHGAEHKCINCIEHGLPLTVENVKISSRQHKRCGTSFLFFVLAVSIILLLLIRVESPVMRAAVRVLLLPVIAGVSYEILKLAGRSENPIVNFLSKPGLAIQKLTTKEPDESMIEVAIAAVEAVFDWRAYEAENFDTPSDVPGGEKSA, from the coding sequence ATGAAATCATCGAATATTGGAGGCCAGGCGGTCCTGGAAGGCATCATGATGAAACACAAAGATGATTACGCCGTGGCGGTTCGTAAACCGGACGGTGAGATTTTTGTGCAGAAAGATACCTACCAGGGGATCATTAAATGGAAGCCGCTGACGACCATACCCTTCGTCCGGGGAATCTTTAACTTTATTGATTCTATGGTGCTGGGAATCAAAACTTTGACTTTTTCCGCCAGTTTCTACGAGGACGAGGAGGACAAGGAAGAGAAGCCGCTGACAAAAGCGGAAGCAGTGAAGAAGGAGCGCCGGGAAAAATGGATCATGGGCGGGACGGTGGCCTTTTCTGTGGTTGCCGCGGTAGCCATCTTTATGGTACTGCCTTATTTCCTATCTTCCCTTTTGGGATTCTGGATCCCTTCCTACCATGTGCGGACGGTGATCGAAGGATTCGTGCGGATTGGCATATTCATCATCTATGTACTGCTCATTTCCAGAATGGAAGACATCCAGCGGACTTTTATGTATCATGGGGCGGAGCATAAGTGTATCAATTGTATTGAACATGGCCTGCCGCTGACGGTGGAGAATGTGAAGATCAGTTCCAGGCAGCACAAACGCTGCGGGACCAGCTTCTTGTTCTTTGTGCTGGCAGTCAGCATCATCCTGCTGCTTTTGATCCGGGTAGAATCCCCGGTCATGCGTGCGGCAGTCCGGGTGCTGCTGCTTCCGGTGATCGCGGGAGTTTCCTATGAGATCCTGAAGCTGGCTGGGAGAAGCGAGAATCCAATTGTGAATTTCTTAAGTAAGCCGGGGCTTGCGATACAGAAACTGACCACCAAAGAGCCGGATGAAAGTATGATCGAAGTGGCGATCGCGGCGGTGGAAGCGGTATTTGACTGGAGAGCGTATGAAGCAGAGAATTTTGACACTCCATCAGATGTACCAGGAGGGGAAAAGTCGGCTTGA